In Eriocheir sinensis breed Jianghai 21 chromosome 17, ASM2467909v1, whole genome shotgun sequence, one genomic interval encodes:
- the LOC126999692 gene encoding eukaryotic translation initiation factor 4E type 3-like — MASIPIPGSENGSAEEVACSPALHQDALDTLQQDETHGVPLNTHWTFWIDKATRGATAAQYEANMRKIYSVSTVQSFWSVYNNIPDVSDLSLRYSYHLMRGDRRPMWEDEGNQKGGTWRVKVSKKDTSRLWKELLLAAIGEQFEGHLAPGDEVCGISVSVRERDDLLQIWNYDSTLISEATIMKKVHSLVPDIVFGAEFYKPHQTHHAYEGEKSQLPNAMLINS, encoded by the exons ATGGCCTCAATCCCCATCCCCGGCAGTGAGAATGGCAGTGCCGAGGAGGTGGCCTGCTCCCCCGCCCTGCACCAAGACGCCCTGGACACCCTGCAGCAGGACGAGACCCACGGCGTGCCCCTCAACACACACTGGACCTTCTGGATTGACAA GGCCACGAGGGGAGCAACAGCCGCTCAGTATGAAGCCAACATGAGGAAAATCTACAGTGTGTCAACAGTTCAAAGCTTCTGGTCAGTGTACAACAACATACCTGATGTGTCGGACCTGTCGCTGCGCTACTCTTACCATCTGATGAGAGGCGACAGGCGGCCCATgtgggaggatgaggggaatCAGAAAGGCGGGACATGGCGGGTCAAGGTGTCCAAAAAGGATACG TCCCGCTTGTGGAAGGAGCTCCTGCTGGCAGCCATTGGTGAGCAGTTTGAGGGCCACTTGGCACCCGGGGATGAAGTGTGTGGCATCTCTGTCTCAGTGAGGGAGCGCGATGACCTGCTGCAGATCTGGAACTACGACTCCACCCTTATCAGCGAGGCGACCATCATGAAGAAGGTTCACAGTCTGGTCCCGGACATTGTCTTTGGCGCAGAGTTCTACAAAC CTCACCAGACGCACCACGCCTACGAGGGGGAGAAGTCACAGCTACCCAATGCCATGTTGATAAACTCTTGA
- the LOC126999693 gene encoding uncharacterized protein LOC126999693 isoform X2, with amino-acid sequence MEVTDVSQLMSLFGAGTVSIICDPTQLEGASGDISESVLASEAASNRTSILNQSHSAALVIREDGGKERTTTIRSPCSAEDGMEREEFSASLSHAGKEGKHVEYESDKSPQLQLSTEHYFIQTTDGKLIQVLGTLEQDAGGGGLPEMSLVEGVMEASAAGHMEGSSDGVQILVVGGGSEDVYLISTPDKDAETCELQSSLPLGVKNSSLLEDSEDGCILQPGSTMISTLAARGSQERPLVKDDLLQASLLIEGPNIASRQQCKGSLIKAEGNSLLQDSLLIEGPKFDSRQQCEASIIKGEGDNLLHESLLIEGPQCKGSLIKGEGDSLLQDSLPVGGHKFDSRQQSCKGSDDFSSFPEEPQLCSRDLLTSLPFLKSCHQKTPKDKQIFPLKIASKSPSEEFLVKTDRGDMVACNLSSLPQLRETGGQATRLQNVASMFGPALKVLRPVEANRDLTTKTISNQFSTFSCSECSAVLHSEHSLQNHQRKYHKAWEEECVVCGRKFLNDRCVRAHMQEAHSDQDSFQCRLCSFKCECVKDFLRHYKFHRQSRVCGQCGRKYITLKLYEEHVKRCRGKRKSQAPRRDSDLTSTPHSIPEEEQTQGGQDRNCIRTEQRNKDRDDTKPDGSTNDSSDASHARRKLAKTSTDNRLVRRDDEFRFESKYYNKQAKKLAQEQVSVPAQRSGRGGRERTHRCYLCFKLFPTAKALETHKENYHLAKSERPVRVKTYAGLEESEEPGNSSAQEPRLPCEALEEVMVKEEPAELSEDFDNITIIIDESVKPHVLKPLCIACRAHTSDDFRKHSKWFSQVPDDFQSDLLKKFQQFLPCTFDPASLVEPWVLCKKCAVLIDKIADMEEKLNSMKSDLLSRVRGSSEASSDTLQKDLSSESNTGEGSHTGFLGSLTEGNVEGLGKSLSDIEAYMKDTCEIMEITKPHKRPGRPRKRVEEKLTPVLVEGREEGESTSGIAGVIAQSLVNNEQENRQVTLGPANNSDTKNEEEKSPSKAGVQSDITFDNVKFKEEPMQYELDSDGSNSGSWDVILGNQDSQFDSAGIEPEKRGQLDSQSFSPETILNSLEGAAQTESQTEILEAKKTTDFLGSQKSKPQSYCETFSLENIPISISTKSQDVDAADDEGCDTPETLASRDSLEGDSALQRDVTDHAGEAQEATASTEEHPGKRPATPLLLEDNKTDLHPLTVAQQERKRARLREERRKMCCRKEELSPRPWQCRECLKTFSTERGACDHYAASHKGENYACEFCGVSYVRKRDLIGHYNKMHLNIKPYKCKLSDCPETFSSHSQLYRHMQAVHSRKKGSVKHECHMCGASFSERRYRDAHLLVCATKGSDSVPHKCPYCHKAFKLAKYLQLHMRTVHWKDEQFFCEICSKILTDKKNLIIHMKSHMGQTKAKCKVCGKEFNRKSYLWTHMRTHTDHRPYKCNYCNKAFAQYSTRKNHERTHTGEKPYKCHICSANFATSSSLSKHVQYSHHNIRAFECEICKKKFISRAKIEEHIKVHTGERPFKCHVCFRAFNKKNNLRTHMYVHSANKKYKCELCGEGFMRKSTIENHILERHKLEIAMSSSSTTNKDGSVSASTAQFITMKGADDVPPEDSYIVVYADEDEELSDPKEMQVTVLAEDDTSSQIGITATSVPTAADCSEALTAMASRTDVLSEVILEGSSGRGSDALTALISNSISSDITIPEGSDATVSHVMEIDGFL; translated from the exons ATGGAGGTGACGGACGTGAGCCAGCTGATGTCCCTGTTTGGGGCGGGCACAGTGTCCATCATTTGTGACCCCACACAG CTGGAAGGAGCATCCGGGGACATCAGTGAGAGTGTGCTGGCGTCAGAGGCAGCCAGCAACCGTACAAGTATTCTTAACCAGAGTCACAGTGCAGCATTGGTCATCAGGGAAG ATGGTGGGAAGGAACGAACCACTACCATTAGGTCGCCCTGCTCTGCCGAGGATGGTATGGAAAGAGAGGAGTTCAGTGCGAGTCTGAGtcatgcagggaaggaagggaagcacgTTGAGTATGAGTCTGACAAGTCGCCTCAGCTCCAGTTGTCCACCGAGCACTACTTCATCCAGACCACTGATGGCAAGCTCATCCAG GTCCTGGGAACGCTGGAACAGGATGCGGGAGGAGGTGGCTTGCCTGAGATGTCCCTGGTGGAGGGTGTCATGGAAGCCTCAGCGGCAGGGCACATGGAGGGTAGCAGTGACGGCGTACAGATCCTGGTGGTGGGCGGTGGCAGTGAAGACGTGTACCTCATCAGCACGCCGGACAAGGACGCAGAAACTTGTGAGCTGCA GAGCTCTCTTCCACTAGGAGTCAAGAATAGCTCCTTGCTGGAAGACTCTGAAGATGGTTGTATCCTCCAGCCTGGCAGCACAATGATTTCAACTCTGGCAGCGAGAGGAAGCCAGGAGCGCCCTCTTGTCAAGGATGACCTACTGCAGGCGTCGCTACTCATTGAAGGCCCCAACATTGCCTCCAGACAGCAGTGTAAAGGCTCTCTTATCAAAGCTGAAGGAAACAGCTTACTGCAAGATTCGCTCCTCATTGAAGGCCCCAAGTTTGACTCCCGACAGCAATGTGAAGCCTCTATTATCAAGGGTGAAGGGGACAACTTGCTGCATGAGTCACTCCTCATTGAAGGCCCCCAGTGTAAAGGCTCTCTTATCAAGGGTGAAGGGGACAGCTTACTCCAAGATTCACTCCCTGTTGGAGGCCACAAGTTTGACTCCCGGCAGCAGTCCTGTAAAGGCTCAGATGACTTCTCTAGCTTCCCTGAAGAGCCACAGTTGTGCAGCAGAGATTTGCTAACTAGTTTACCCTTCCTAAAGAGTTGCCATCAGAAGACCCCGAAGGATAAACAAATATTTCCCCTAAAAA TCGCCTCCAAGTCTCCCAGCGAAGAATTCTTAGTGAAAACGGACCGCGGCGACATGGTGGCCTGCAACCTGTCGTCCCTGCCGCAGCTCAGAGAGACGGGCGGGCAAGCAACCAGACTCCAGAACGTCGCCTCCATGTTTGGGCCGGCG TTAAAGGTGCTGAGACCGGTCGAGGCCAACAGAGACCTGACCACAAAAACCATCAGTAATCA GTTTTCCACGTTCAGTTGCAGCGAGTGTAGCGCCGTGCTGCACTCAGAACACTCACTCCAGAACCACCAGCGCAAGTACCACAAGGCCTGGGAGGAGGAGTGCGTCGTGTGCGGTAGAAAGTTCCTCAACGACCGGTGTGTTCGTGCCCACATGCAGGAGGCTCACAGTGACCAGGACTCCTTCCAATGTCGTCTGTGCTCCTTCAAGTGCGAGTGTGTGAAGGATTTCCTCCGACACTACAAGTTCCACAGGCAGTCCAGGGTGTGTGGTCAATGCGGAAGGAAGTACATCACTCTTAAGCTTTACGAGGAACATGTCAAGCGATGTCGGGGTAAGAGGAAGTCCCAGGCACCCAGACGTGACAGTGACCTAACTTCCACCCCTCACAGCATCCCTGAAGAGGAGCAAACTCAAGGGGGTCAAGACAGGAACTGCATAAGAACGGaacagagaaataaagacagGGATGATACGAAGCCTGATGGTAGCACGAATGATTCCTCAGATGCGTCACATGCCAGGAGAAAGCTTGCCAAGACCTCCACTGACAACAGGCTGGTGAGGAGGGATGATGAGTTTAGATTTGAGTCCAAGTACTACAACAAGCAGGCCAAGAAGCTGGCACAGGAGCAGGTGAGTGTGCCTGCTCAGCGCTCAGGccggggtgggagggagaggacacACCGCTGTTACCTCTGCTTCAAGTTATTCCCAACTGCAAAAGCTCTTGAGACCCACAAAGAAAACTATCACCTAGCGAAATCTGAGCGGCCAGTCAGGGTGAAGACTTACGCTGGGTTGGAGGAGAGCGAGGAGCCTGGGAACAGCAGCGCCCAGGAGCCCCGCCTGCCCTGTGAGGCATTAGAGGAGGTCATGGTGAAGGAGGAACCTGCAGAACTCTCGGAGGATTTTGACAACATCACCATAATTATAGACGAGTCCGTGAAGCCTCATGTTCTGAAGCCGCTATGCATCGCCTGCAGAGCCCACACAAGTGATGATTTCAGGAAGCATTCAAAGTGGTTCAGCCAAGTTCCGGATGATTTCCAGTCTGACCTTTTGAAAAAGTTCCAGCAGTTTCTCCCATGCACCTTCGACCCTGCCTCCCTGGTGGAGCCCTGGGTGCTGTGCAAGAAGTGTGCAGTTCTCATTGACAAGATTGCCGACATGGAGGAGAAGCTGAATTCCATGAAGAGTGACCTGCTATCAAGGGTCAGAGGAAGCAGTGAAGCAAGCAGTGACACCCTCCAAAAGGACTTGTCTTCAGAAAGCAACACAGGGGAAGGCAGCCACACAGGATTCCTCGGCAGCCTGACGGAGGGAAACGTTGAAGGCCTCGGGAAGAGTTTGTCCGATATAGAAGCTTACATGAAAGACACCTGTGAAATAATGGAGATAACAAAGCCACATAAGAGACCCGGGAGGccgaggaagagggtggaggagaagcTGACGCCTGTTCTggtggagggcagggaggagggagagtccaCGTCTGGCATTGCTGGAGTCATTGCTCAGAGCCTAGTGAACAATGAACAGGAAAACAGACAGGTGACTTTGGGTCCAGCAAATAACTCGGAtacgaaaaatgaagaagagaagtcgCCCTCGAAAGCTGGAGTCCAGTCTGATATTACCTTTGACAATGTGAAGTTTAAGGAAGAGCCCATGCAGTATGAGCTGGACAGTGACGGCAGCAACTCAGGCTCCTGGGATGTGATATTAGGTAACCAGGATAGCCAGTTTGATAGTGCCGGCATTGAACCTGAGAAGAGAGGTCAGCTGGACTCTCAGTCATTTTCACCGGAGACCATCCTGAACAGCCTTGAAGGAGCTGCTCAAACAGAGTCACAAACTGAAATTCTTGAGGCAAAAAAGACAACAGACTTTCTTGGTTCTCAAAAGTCTAAACCTCAAAGCTATTGTGAAACATTCTCCCTTGAAAATATACCAATCTCCATCAGTACAAAGTCTCAGGATGTGGATGCAGCGGATGATGAAGGCTGTGACACACCGGAAACCCTTGCCTCCAGAGATTCTCTTGAAGGGGATAGTGCCTTGCAGCGGGACGTGACAGACCATGCTGGTGAGGCACAGGAGGCCACTGCCAGCACCGAGGAGCATCCAGGGAAAAGACCAGCCACTCCTCTGCTCCTGGAGGATAACAAGACAGACCTTCACCCTCTGACTGTGGCTCAACAG gaaaggaaaagagcaagactgcgcgaagaaagaagaaagatgtgcTGCAGAAAGGAGGAGCTGTCACCCAGGCCGTGGCAGTGCAGAGAGTGCCTCAAGACATTCTCAACCGAGCGTGGTGCCTGTGACCACTATGCAGCCTCACATAAGGGGGAAAACTACGCCTGTGAGTTCTGTGGCGTCTCCTACGTGCGCAAGAGGGACCTCATCGGACACTACAATAAG ATGCATTTGAACATCAAGCCGTACAAATGCAAGTTAAGCGACTGTCCCGAAACCTTCAGTTCTCACAGCCAGCTCTACCGCCATATGCAGGCCGTACACAGCCGCAAGAAAGGCAGCGTCAAGCACGAGTGTCACATGTGCGGCGCGTCCTTCTCTGAGCGGCGGTACAGAGATGCTCACCTCCTGGTCTGCGCCACCAAGGGCAGTGACAGCGTGCCCCACAAGTGCCCATATTGCCATAAAGCTTTTAAA ctGGCCAAATACCTGCAGCTCCATATGCGCACCGTGCACTGGAAGGACGAGCAGTTCTTCTGTGAGATCTGCAGCAAAATCCTGACTGACAAGAAGAACCTCATCATCCACATGAAGAGCCACATGGGGCAGACCAAAGCCAAGTGCAAGGTGTGTGGCAAAGAGTTCAACCGCAAGTCCTACCTGTGGACCCACATGCGGACCCACACCGACCACAGGCCCTACAAGTGCAACTACTGCAACAAAGCCTTCGCCCAGTACAGCACCCGCAAGAACCACGAGAGGACCCACACCGGGGAGAAACCTTACAAGTGCCACATCTGTAGTGCAAACTTTGCCACCAGCTCCTCACTCTCCAAGCACGTGCAGTACAGCCACCACAACATCAGGGCCTTTGAGTGCGAGATATGCAAGAAGAAATTCATCAGTAGAGCTAAAATAGAGGAGCACATCAAGGTCCACACTGGTGAGCGGCCCTTCAAGTGCCACGTGTGTTTCCGTGCCTTCAACAAGAAGAACAACCTCAGGACACACATGTATGTGCACTCTGCTAACAAGAAGTACAagtgtgag CTGTGTGGGGAAGGCTTTATGCGGAAATCCACCATAGAAAACCACATCCTAGAAAGACATAAGCTTGAGATTGCCATGAGCTCCAGCAGCACCACCAACAAGGACGGAAGTGTGTCGGCCTCCACCGCCCAGTTCATCACCATGAAGGGGGCGGACGATGTGCCCCCCGAGGACAGCTACATCGTTGTGTACGCCGACGAGGATGAGGAGCTCAGCGACCCCAAGGAAATGCAGGTCACAGTGTTGGCAGAGGACGACACATCTAGTCAG ATTGGAATCACTGCGACAAGCGTTCCTACGGCAGCAGACTGCAGTGAAGCCTTAACAGCGATGGCCTCCAGGACAGACGTGTTGTCCGAGGTGATCCTGGAGGGCTCCTCAGGCCGGGGCTCAGATGCCCTCACAGCTCTAATATCAAACAGCATTTCTTCTGACATCACAATACCAGAGGGCAGCGATGCAACGGTCAGCCACGTCATGGAAATTGATGGTTTCCTCTAA
- the LOC126999693 gene encoding uncharacterized protein LOC126999693 isoform X1, translating into MERPSLLRPGVVSLPHSPCISKGDPGRMEVTDVSQLMSLFGAGTVSIICDPTQLEGASGDISESVLASEAASNRTSILNQSHSAALVIREDGGKERTTTIRSPCSAEDGMEREEFSASLSHAGKEGKHVEYESDKSPQLQLSTEHYFIQTTDGKLIQVLGTLEQDAGGGGLPEMSLVEGVMEASAAGHMEGSSDGVQILVVGGGSEDVYLISTPDKDAETCELQSSLPLGVKNSSLLEDSEDGCILQPGSTMISTLAARGSQERPLVKDDLLQASLLIEGPNIASRQQCKGSLIKAEGNSLLQDSLLIEGPKFDSRQQCEASIIKGEGDNLLHESLLIEGPQCKGSLIKGEGDSLLQDSLPVGGHKFDSRQQSCKGSDDFSSFPEEPQLCSRDLLTSLPFLKSCHQKTPKDKQIFPLKIASKSPSEEFLVKTDRGDMVACNLSSLPQLRETGGQATRLQNVASMFGPALKVLRPVEANRDLTTKTISNQFSTFSCSECSAVLHSEHSLQNHQRKYHKAWEEECVVCGRKFLNDRCVRAHMQEAHSDQDSFQCRLCSFKCECVKDFLRHYKFHRQSRVCGQCGRKYITLKLYEEHVKRCRGKRKSQAPRRDSDLTSTPHSIPEEEQTQGGQDRNCIRTEQRNKDRDDTKPDGSTNDSSDASHARRKLAKTSTDNRLVRRDDEFRFESKYYNKQAKKLAQEQVSVPAQRSGRGGRERTHRCYLCFKLFPTAKALETHKENYHLAKSERPVRVKTYAGLEESEEPGNSSAQEPRLPCEALEEVMVKEEPAELSEDFDNITIIIDESVKPHVLKPLCIACRAHTSDDFRKHSKWFSQVPDDFQSDLLKKFQQFLPCTFDPASLVEPWVLCKKCAVLIDKIADMEEKLNSMKSDLLSRVRGSSEASSDTLQKDLSSESNTGEGSHTGFLGSLTEGNVEGLGKSLSDIEAYMKDTCEIMEITKPHKRPGRPRKRVEEKLTPVLVEGREEGESTSGIAGVIAQSLVNNEQENRQVTLGPANNSDTKNEEEKSPSKAGVQSDITFDNVKFKEEPMQYELDSDGSNSGSWDVILGNQDSQFDSAGIEPEKRGQLDSQSFSPETILNSLEGAAQTESQTEILEAKKTTDFLGSQKSKPQSYCETFSLENIPISISTKSQDVDAADDEGCDTPETLASRDSLEGDSALQRDVTDHAGEAQEATASTEEHPGKRPATPLLLEDNKTDLHPLTVAQQERKRARLREERRKMCCRKEELSPRPWQCRECLKTFSTERGACDHYAASHKGENYACEFCGVSYVRKRDLIGHYNKMHLNIKPYKCKLSDCPETFSSHSQLYRHMQAVHSRKKGSVKHECHMCGASFSERRYRDAHLLVCATKGSDSVPHKCPYCHKAFKLAKYLQLHMRTVHWKDEQFFCEICSKILTDKKNLIIHMKSHMGQTKAKCKVCGKEFNRKSYLWTHMRTHTDHRPYKCNYCNKAFAQYSTRKNHERTHTGEKPYKCHICSANFATSSSLSKHVQYSHHNIRAFECEICKKKFISRAKIEEHIKVHTGERPFKCHVCFRAFNKKNNLRTHMYVHSANKKYKCELCGEGFMRKSTIENHILERHKLEIAMSSSSTTNKDGSVSASTAQFITMKGADDVPPEDSYIVVYADEDEELSDPKEMQVTVLAEDDTSSQIGITATSVPTAADCSEALTAMASRTDVLSEVILEGSSGRGSDALTALISNSISSDITIPEGSDATVSHVMEIDGFL; encoded by the exons ATGGAAAGGCCGTCATTGTTGAGGCCAGGGGTGGTCAGCCTTCCCCACTCTCCTTGTATTTCTAAAGGTGACCCGGGAAG GATGGAGGTGACGGACGTGAGCCAGCTGATGTCCCTGTTTGGGGCGGGCACAGTGTCCATCATTTGTGACCCCACACAG CTGGAAGGAGCATCCGGGGACATCAGTGAGAGTGTGCTGGCGTCAGAGGCAGCCAGCAACCGTACAAGTATTCTTAACCAGAGTCACAGTGCAGCATTGGTCATCAGGGAAG ATGGTGGGAAGGAACGAACCACTACCATTAGGTCGCCCTGCTCTGCCGAGGATGGTATGGAAAGAGAGGAGTTCAGTGCGAGTCTGAGtcatgcagggaaggaagggaagcacgTTGAGTATGAGTCTGACAAGTCGCCTCAGCTCCAGTTGTCCACCGAGCACTACTTCATCCAGACCACTGATGGCAAGCTCATCCAG GTCCTGGGAACGCTGGAACAGGATGCGGGAGGAGGTGGCTTGCCTGAGATGTCCCTGGTGGAGGGTGTCATGGAAGCCTCAGCGGCAGGGCACATGGAGGGTAGCAGTGACGGCGTACAGATCCTGGTGGTGGGCGGTGGCAGTGAAGACGTGTACCTCATCAGCACGCCGGACAAGGACGCAGAAACTTGTGAGCTGCA GAGCTCTCTTCCACTAGGAGTCAAGAATAGCTCCTTGCTGGAAGACTCTGAAGATGGTTGTATCCTCCAGCCTGGCAGCACAATGATTTCAACTCTGGCAGCGAGAGGAAGCCAGGAGCGCCCTCTTGTCAAGGATGACCTACTGCAGGCGTCGCTACTCATTGAAGGCCCCAACATTGCCTCCAGACAGCAGTGTAAAGGCTCTCTTATCAAAGCTGAAGGAAACAGCTTACTGCAAGATTCGCTCCTCATTGAAGGCCCCAAGTTTGACTCCCGACAGCAATGTGAAGCCTCTATTATCAAGGGTGAAGGGGACAACTTGCTGCATGAGTCACTCCTCATTGAAGGCCCCCAGTGTAAAGGCTCTCTTATCAAGGGTGAAGGGGACAGCTTACTCCAAGATTCACTCCCTGTTGGAGGCCACAAGTTTGACTCCCGGCAGCAGTCCTGTAAAGGCTCAGATGACTTCTCTAGCTTCCCTGAAGAGCCACAGTTGTGCAGCAGAGATTTGCTAACTAGTTTACCCTTCCTAAAGAGTTGCCATCAGAAGACCCCGAAGGATAAACAAATATTTCCCCTAAAAA TCGCCTCCAAGTCTCCCAGCGAAGAATTCTTAGTGAAAACGGACCGCGGCGACATGGTGGCCTGCAACCTGTCGTCCCTGCCGCAGCTCAGAGAGACGGGCGGGCAAGCAACCAGACTCCAGAACGTCGCCTCCATGTTTGGGCCGGCG TTAAAGGTGCTGAGACCGGTCGAGGCCAACAGAGACCTGACCACAAAAACCATCAGTAATCA GTTTTCCACGTTCAGTTGCAGCGAGTGTAGCGCCGTGCTGCACTCAGAACACTCACTCCAGAACCACCAGCGCAAGTACCACAAGGCCTGGGAGGAGGAGTGCGTCGTGTGCGGTAGAAAGTTCCTCAACGACCGGTGTGTTCGTGCCCACATGCAGGAGGCTCACAGTGACCAGGACTCCTTCCAATGTCGTCTGTGCTCCTTCAAGTGCGAGTGTGTGAAGGATTTCCTCCGACACTACAAGTTCCACAGGCAGTCCAGGGTGTGTGGTCAATGCGGAAGGAAGTACATCACTCTTAAGCTTTACGAGGAACATGTCAAGCGATGTCGGGGTAAGAGGAAGTCCCAGGCACCCAGACGTGACAGTGACCTAACTTCCACCCCTCACAGCATCCCTGAAGAGGAGCAAACTCAAGGGGGTCAAGACAGGAACTGCATAAGAACGGaacagagaaataaagacagGGATGATACGAAGCCTGATGGTAGCACGAATGATTCCTCAGATGCGTCACATGCCAGGAGAAAGCTTGCCAAGACCTCCACTGACAACAGGCTGGTGAGGAGGGATGATGAGTTTAGATTTGAGTCCAAGTACTACAACAAGCAGGCCAAGAAGCTGGCACAGGAGCAGGTGAGTGTGCCTGCTCAGCGCTCAGGccggggtgggagggagaggacacACCGCTGTTACCTCTGCTTCAAGTTATTCCCAACTGCAAAAGCTCTTGAGACCCACAAAGAAAACTATCACCTAGCGAAATCTGAGCGGCCAGTCAGGGTGAAGACTTACGCTGGGTTGGAGGAGAGCGAGGAGCCTGGGAACAGCAGCGCCCAGGAGCCCCGCCTGCCCTGTGAGGCATTAGAGGAGGTCATGGTGAAGGAGGAACCTGCAGAACTCTCGGAGGATTTTGACAACATCACCATAATTATAGACGAGTCCGTGAAGCCTCATGTTCTGAAGCCGCTATGCATCGCCTGCAGAGCCCACACAAGTGATGATTTCAGGAAGCATTCAAAGTGGTTCAGCCAAGTTCCGGATGATTTCCAGTCTGACCTTTTGAAAAAGTTCCAGCAGTTTCTCCCATGCACCTTCGACCCTGCCTCCCTGGTGGAGCCCTGGGTGCTGTGCAAGAAGTGTGCAGTTCTCATTGACAAGATTGCCGACATGGAGGAGAAGCTGAATTCCATGAAGAGTGACCTGCTATCAAGGGTCAGAGGAAGCAGTGAAGCAAGCAGTGACACCCTCCAAAAGGACTTGTCTTCAGAAAGCAACACAGGGGAAGGCAGCCACACAGGATTCCTCGGCAGCCTGACGGAGGGAAACGTTGAAGGCCTCGGGAAGAGTTTGTCCGATATAGAAGCTTACATGAAAGACACCTGTGAAATAATGGAGATAACAAAGCCACATAAGAGACCCGGGAGGccgaggaagagggtggaggagaagcTGACGCCTGTTCTggtggagggcagggaggagggagagtccaCGTCTGGCATTGCTGGAGTCATTGCTCAGAGCCTAGTGAACAATGAACAGGAAAACAGACAGGTGACTTTGGGTCCAGCAAATAACTCGGAtacgaaaaatgaagaagagaagtcgCCCTCGAAAGCTGGAGTCCAGTCTGATATTACCTTTGACAATGTGAAGTTTAAGGAAGAGCCCATGCAGTATGAGCTGGACAGTGACGGCAGCAACTCAGGCTCCTGGGATGTGATATTAGGTAACCAGGATAGCCAGTTTGATAGTGCCGGCATTGAACCTGAGAAGAGAGGTCAGCTGGACTCTCAGTCATTTTCACCGGAGACCATCCTGAACAGCCTTGAAGGAGCTGCTCAAACAGAGTCACAAACTGAAATTCTTGAGGCAAAAAAGACAACAGACTTTCTTGGTTCTCAAAAGTCTAAACCTCAAAGCTATTGTGAAACATTCTCCCTTGAAAATATACCAATCTCCATCAGTACAAAGTCTCAGGATGTGGATGCAGCGGATGATGAAGGCTGTGACACACCGGAAACCCTTGCCTCCAGAGATTCTCTTGAAGGGGATAGTGCCTTGCAGCGGGACGTGACAGACCATGCTGGTGAGGCACAGGAGGCCACTGCCAGCACCGAGGAGCATCCAGGGAAAAGACCAGCCACTCCTCTGCTCCTGGAGGATAACAAGACAGACCTTCACCCTCTGACTGTGGCTCAACAG gaaaggaaaagagcaagactgcgcgaagaaagaagaaagatgtgcTGCAGAAAGGAGGAGCTGTCACCCAGGCCGTGGCAGTGCAGAGAGTGCCTCAAGACATTCTCAACCGAGCGTGGTGCCTGTGACCACTATGCAGCCTCACATAAGGGGGAAAACTACGCCTGTGAGTTCTGTGGCGTCTCCTACGTGCGCAAGAGGGACCTCATCGGACACTACAATAAG ATGCATTTGAACATCAAGCCGTACAAATGCAAGTTAAGCGACTGTCCCGAAACCTTCAGTTCTCACAGCCAGCTCTACCGCCATATGCAGGCCGTACACAGCCGCAAGAAAGGCAGCGTCAAGCACGAGTGTCACATGTGCGGCGCGTCCTTCTCTGAGCGGCGGTACAGAGATGCTCACCTCCTGGTCTGCGCCACCAAGGGCAGTGACAGCGTGCCCCACAAGTGCCCATATTGCCATAAAGCTTTTAAA ctGGCCAAATACCTGCAGCTCCATATGCGCACCGTGCACTGGAAGGACGAGCAGTTCTTCTGTGAGATCTGCAGCAAAATCCTGACTGACAAGAAGAACCTCATCATCCACATGAAGAGCCACATGGGGCAGACCAAAGCCAAGTGCAAGGTGTGTGGCAAAGAGTTCAACCGCAAGTCCTACCTGTGGACCCACATGCGGACCCACACCGACCACAGGCCCTACAAGTGCAACTACTGCAACAAAGCCTTCGCCCAGTACAGCACCCGCAAGAACCACGAGAGGACCCACACCGGGGAGAAACCTTACAAGTGCCACATCTGTAGTGCAAACTTTGCCACCAGCTCCTCACTCTCCAAGCACGTGCAGTACAGCCACCACAACATCAGGGCCTTTGAGTGCGAGATATGCAAGAAGAAATTCATCAGTAGAGCTAAAATAGAGGAGCACATCAAGGTCCACACTGGTGAGCGGCCCTTCAAGTGCCACGTGTGTTTCCGTGCCTTCAACAAGAAGAACAACCTCAGGACACACATGTATGTGCACTCTGCTAACAAGAAGTACAagtgtgag CTGTGTGGGGAAGGCTTTATGCGGAAATCCACCATAGAAAACCACATCCTAGAAAGACATAAGCTTGAGATTGCCATGAGCTCCAGCAGCACCACCAACAAGGACGGAAGTGTGTCGGCCTCCACCGCCCAGTTCATCACCATGAAGGGGGCGGACGATGTGCCCCCCGAGGACAGCTACATCGTTGTGTACGCCGACGAGGATGAGGAGCTCAGCGACCCCAAGGAAATGCAGGTCACAGTGTTGGCAGAGGACGACACATCTAGTCAG ATTGGAATCACTGCGACAAGCGTTCCTACGGCAGCAGACTGCAGTGAAGCCTTAACAGCGATGGCCTCCAGGACAGACGTGTTGTCCGAGGTGATCCTGGAGGGCTCCTCAGGCCGGGGCTCAGATGCCCTCACAGCTCTAATATCAAACAGCATTTCTTCTGACATCACAATACCAGAGGGCAGCGATGCAACGGTCAGCCACGTCATGGAAATTGATGGTTTCCTCTAA